A window of Cheilinus undulatus linkage group 1, ASM1832078v1, whole genome shotgun sequence contains these coding sequences:
- the pou4f1 gene encoding POU domain, class 4, transcription factor 1: protein MMSMNSKQPHFAMHPSLPEHKYTTLHSSSEAIRRACLQTPQLQSNIFASLDETLLARAEALAAVDIAVSQGKTHPFKPDATYHTMSTVPCSSTSTVPLAHHHHHHHHHHHQNLEPQDIMDHISSPSLALMSSAHDGTGGGGGGGGGGGGGGLISTSSAHPHSHMHGLGHLSHQAMSMNSPLTHHGLLPGHHGGSQGGPGLTNTGLPSINDSDTDPRELEAFAERFKQRRIKLGVTQADVGGALANLKIPGVGSLSQSTICRFESLTLSHNNMIALKPILQAWLEEAEGAQREKMSKPDIFNGGEKKRKRTSIAAPEKRSLEAYFAVQPRPSSEKIAAIAEKLDLKKNVVRVWFCNQRQKQKRLKFSAAH from the exons ATGATGTCCATGAACAGCAAACAGCCGCACTTCGCCATGCATCCTTCTTTACCCGAGCACAAGTACACCACCCTGCATTCCAGCTCGGAAGCTATAAGGAGAGCTTGTCTACAAACTCCACAG CTGCAGAGCAACATATTCGCGAGCCTGGATGAGACCCTGTTGGCGCGGGCTGAGGCTTTGGCGGCCGTGGACATCGCCGTGTCCCAGGGCAAGACGCACCCGTTCAAGCCCGACGCCACCTACCACACGATGAGCACGGTGCCATGCTCGTCGACATCCACTGTTCCACTggctcatcatcatcaccatcatcaccaccatcaccaccagAACCTGGAGCCGCAGGACATCATGGACCACATCAGCTCGCCGTCCCTCGCTCTTATGTCCAGTGCGCACGATGGGACCGGCGGAGGAGGCGGCGGGGGCGGTGGAGGTGGCGGCGGAGGACTCATCTCCACCTCCTCTGCCCACCCGCACTCACACATGCACGGCTTGGGTCACCTTTCCCACCAGGCTATGAGCATGAACTCGCCTCTCACCCACCACGGGCTCTTACCGGGCCACCACGGGGGGAGTCAAGGCGGCCCAGGGCTCACTAACACCGGCCTGCCCTCCATCAATGACTCGGACACGGACCCAAGGGAGCTGGAGGCTTTCGCGGAGCGCTTCAAACAGCGGAGGATCAAGCTGGGGGTGACCCAGGCGGACGTGGGCGGCGCTCTGGCTAATCTAAAAATCCCCGGCGTGGGATCACTGAGCCAAAGTACAATTTGTCGATTCGAGTCGTTAACTCTCTCCCATAACAACATGATTGCGCTCAAacccatcctccaggcctggcTGGAGGAGGCCGAGGGGGCCCAGAGGGAGAAAATGAGTAAACCGGACATTTTCAACGGAGGGGAGAAGAAGCGCAAGAGGACCTCGATAGCGGCCCCGGAAAAGAGATCTTTGGAGGCGTACTTCGCCGTGCAGCCTCGACCGTCGTCCGAGAAAATAGCAGCTATAGCGGAAAAGTTGgacctgaaaaaaaatgtggtgcGAGTGTGGTTTTGTAACCAAAGACAGAAGCAGAAGAGGTTGAAATTTTCCGCTGCTCACTGa
- the obi1 gene encoding ORC ubiquitin ligase 1, which translates to MALNFQASTLSLTLPISCQICLGKVRQPVICANNHVFCSSCMEMWLKKASQCPTCRVPITSENPCREIIGGTNESDHSDSPRMRKCLRKTRGELLLREYEEEIEGLIRENEDLKVKNQSLESQLKTALDPCSINTVQTDDKKVDPYVLEEWANKLRAATDACDKVKQDMDKLKEANKTLRSQNVDLVQENMRLKAEVVSRSPQKFGRYTVAALEAKIQQYEREVDHLNKALERSDQYIEDLESRVRNSEKKRLDVQEAGGSSKAGSENLTQQQKINMMLRSLSDNERQLICSNPEAECRTFSRNHTLVFMPSADHKEFNKSLTDEQKDNLESASSDFLPTTPSSAFRSLTLKSPGIREKKVAFKPSSYLRRLDFEDFPSQVKSSSTMENHFKKFPKVLAQNDPIQPSNNVLWGGWQRSKSNDPSCPSTSKDSSVEGATSSNPVDDKLDSFQMSSEASMDAAYLDKISELDSMMLDGESSSSRGSQLSLASSPADLDNTLVPETQTCQGGKPMPECEHEKHPKGENVSSTLSDKEAPKVFAEVSGSVRSHTDELSFDLLFDSLDENKAAGPSGSLNSESQDQDQVNPSSSSSSCSRQPMNTTRDRHALNISQPTKRKSHSPFNTSSPTKLSKLM; encoded by the exons ATGGCTCTCAACTTCCAGGCTTCCACCCTTTCTCTTACTTTGCCGATTTCGTGTCAGATATGTCTCGGAAAG GTCAGACAGCCGGTCATTTGTGCAAACAACCACGTGTTCTGCTCTTCCTGCATGGAAATGTGGTTAAAGAAAGCTAGCCAGTGTCCTACCTGCAGGGTTCCCATCACATCAGAGAACCCCTGCAGAGAAATCATCG GAGGCACAAATGAGAGTGATCACAGTGACAGCCCTCGCATGAGGAAATGCCTCAGAAAAACCCGGGGGGAACTGCTCCTGCGGGAGTATGAG GAGGAAATTGAAGGGCTTATCAGAGAAAATGAGGATCTGAAAGTAAAAAACCAAAGTCTGGAGTCACAGCTGAAGACAGCTTTGGATCCCTGCAGCATTAACACAGTGCAAACAGATGACAAGAAAGTTGATCCATATGTCCTGGAGGAATGGGCCAACAAGCTGCGAGCTGCCACAGATGCTTGTGATAAAGTAAAGCAGGACATGGACAAGCTTAAAGAG GCAAATAAGACATTACGATCTCAGAATGTGGACCTTGTACAGGAAAATATGAGACTGAAAGCAGAAGTTGTGAGCAGATCTCCTCAGAA GTTTGGTCGATACACTGTTGCAGCACTGGAAGCTAAAATCCAGCAGTATGAGCGTGAAGTGGACCACTTGAATAAGGCACTAGAGCGCAGTGACCAGTACATTGAGGATCTGGAGTCCCGGGTTAGAAACTCTGAAAAGAAACGTCTTGATGTGCAGGAAGCAGGTGGAAGCAGCAAGGCTGGGTCTGAAAATttaacacagcaacaaaaaatcaACATGATGCTGAGAAGTTTGAGCGACAATGAGAGGCAGCTCATCTGCAGCAATCCAGAGGCTGAATGTCGTACATTTTCCAGGAATCACACTTTGGTGTTCATGCCATCTGCAGATCACAAGGAGTTTAACAAGAGTCTGACTGATGAGCAGAAGGACAACTTGGAAAGCGCCTCCTCTGACTTTTTGCCCACCACTCCGTCTTCTGCCTTCCGGTCCCTGACTCTCAAAAGCCCTGGCATCCGGGAAAAGAAAGTTGCATTTAAGCCTTCATCCTATCTGAGGAGGCTGGATTTTGAAGACTTTCCCAGTCAGGTCAAAAGTAGCAGTACAATGGAGAACCATTTTAAGAAATTCCCTAAAGTCTTGGCTCAAAATGATCCCATCCAGCCTTCTAATAATGTCTTGTGGGGGGGCTGGCAGAGATCGAAATCTAATGACCCCTCATGTCCCAGTACAAGCAAAGACAGCTCAGTTGAAGGAGCCACATCCTCAAATCCTGTAGATGATAAGTTGGATAGCTTCCAGATGTCTAGTGAGGCCTCCATGGATGCAGCTTACCTGGATAAAATCTCAGAGTTAGACTCTATGATGCTGGATGGAGAGAGCTCCAGCAGCCGAGGCTCACAGCTCTCCCTGGCCTCATCTCCTGCAGATTTGGACAACACTCTTGTCCCGGAAACACAAACCTGCCAGGGTGGGAAACCCATGCCAGAATGTGAGCATGAGAAGCACCCAAAAGGAGAAAATGTGAGCAGCACGTTAAGTGACAAAGAGGCTCCAAAAGTCTTTGCAGAGGTGTCAGGTAGTGTCCGGTCTCATACTGATGAGCTGTCTTTTGATTTGCTGTTTGATTCACTAGATGAGAATAAGGCAGCTGGTCCTTCTGGTTCTCTCAATTCAGAAAGCCAAGACCAGGATCAGGTTAACCCATCCTCATCCTCTTCCAGCTGCAGCAGGCAACCTATGAACACAACCAGAGACAGACACGCACTGAACATCAGCCAGCCGACAAAGAGAAAATCTCACAGTCCATTTAACACAAGCAGTCCCACCAAACTGTCAAAACTCATGTGA